One window of the Periophthalmus magnuspinnatus isolate fPerMag1 chromosome 6, fPerMag1.2.pri, whole genome shotgun sequence genome contains the following:
- the ppp6r2b gene encoding serine/threonine-protein phosphatase 6 regulatory subunit 2: MFWKFDLNTASHLEALLDQEDVSLSQLLEEDDVLQECKAQNRRLLLFLCKDQSMQELVRLITTEPPTGVEETKRFKHPNIACELLTCDVGLINDKLGNEEPLLESLYSFLEQPPPLNPLLASFFSKTIGNLIARKTEQVLNFLRRKEGFLSLVLKHIDTSAMMDVLLRLISCVEPPPLRLDTLTWLNEEKLAQRLIELIHPERDEERQSNASQTLCDIIRLSRDQANQLQELSQPDPLLTVLESQTSVEQLLQNMFSGERTESCIVNGIQVLLTLLEIRRPVVDGVMDAQGFERSYLVNSSILLAIEPHLKHFHQLLLEPPKKSPVLTSLGMLEDPLGNTRLHVARLVASLLYTSSSSHAVVAQELCRLNTMDLLLDLFFKYTWNNFLHLQVELCVAAILRPCAHEMRLQPILSSQDKSQQSSEEGPQELSGALTTTRSTLDQPENSAHNLLMSHLFQHCHLVQRILEAWEENDKLQSEGGMRRGYMGHLTRIANTVVHNLEKGPVHTQITQLISELPEDTRGRWETFVEHTLTETNRKNTIDLIGSGNPRSSSEDDMESPFPKELTLQQSFSDYQIQQMTADFVDQFGFNDEEFTDHDDNIGATFDRIAEININIDSSHDNKTCSVFEACSKDRIQPFDDDEEDIWEEKEINYATQTKSRNRFGGCPSSESPAAGERAEPRSSGQTPDSDSEDESKEHLDPFLSQCHTDTGTNSGWIADFGEINSTAPPTGGGGFGGWDTAACEQTTTDSEEKGWANFTDFQPFCCSETGPRCSSPVDSINSGSGGTISKQNSCGWGVCVPRKAPLVASDSSSSSSSDTDEDEAKAAAKESLHHQRVLFSSEPEKIPEVKCNPGEGDTTMASSTQQSDVTLEMQPSANGPA; this comes from the exons atgTTCTGGAAGTTCGACCTGAACACTGCCTCTCATCTGGAGGCTCTACTGGACCAGGAGGACGTGAGCCTCAGCCAGCTGCTGGAGGAGGACGATGTTCTGCAGGAGTGCAAGGCTCAGAACAGGAG ACTTCTCCTGTTCCTGTGTAAGGACCAGTCAATGCAGGAGCTGGTCCGTTTAATCACTACAGAGCCCCCTACTGGTGTAGAGGAGACAAAGCGCTTCAA GCATCCAAATATAGCATGTGAACTCCTGACCTGTGACGTGGGGCTGATCAATGATAAGCTGGGGAATGAGGAGCCTCTGCTGGAGAGCCTCTACTCTTTCCTGGAGCAGCCCCCTCCTCTTAACCCCCTCCTGGCCTCCTTCTTCAGCAAGACCATCGGCAACCTCATCGCACGCAAGACTGAGCAG GTGCTAAACTTCCTGCGGCGTAAAGAGGGCTTCCTGTCCCTGGTTCTGAAGCACATCGACACGTCGGCCATGATGGACGTCCTGCTTCGACTTATCAGCTGTGTGGAGCCCCCTCCACTCAGACTGGACACACTCACT TGGCTGAATGAAGAGAAATTAGCCCAGAGACTGATTGAACTGATCCACCCTGAGAGAGACGAGGAG aggcAGTCTAATGCATCCCAGACCTTATGTGACATCATCCGTCTGAGCAGAGATCAGGCCAATCAGCTTCAAGAGCTGTCACAGCCCGACCCTCTGCTAACTGTGCTGGAGTC ACAAACATCTGTGGAGCAGTTGTTACAGAACATGTTCTCTGGAGAGAGGACTGAGAGCTGCATCGTCAATGGAATCCAAGTGCTTCTCACACTGCTGGAGATCAGGAGGCCTGT AGTGGATGGCGTCATGGATGCTCAGGGATTTGAGAGGAGTTACCTGGTCAACAGCAGTATATTGTTGGCCATAGAacctcatttaaaacatttccaTCAACTACTTCTAGAGCCCCCCAAG aAGAGTCCCGTGCTGACCAGCCTGGGCATGCTGGAGGACCCTCTGGGAAACACCCGTCTGCATGTTGCCCGGCTGGTGGCCTCTCTGCTCTACACCAGCTCCTCCAGCCATGCCGTGGTCGCCCAGGAGCTGTGTCGACTTAACACCATGGACCTACTGCTG GACTTGTTCTTCAAATACACGTGGAACAACTTCCTTCATCTTCaagtggagctgtgtgtggcgGCCATCTTGAGGCCCTGTGCACACGAGATGAGATTGCAGCCGATCCTGAGCTCCCAGGATAAAAGCCAGCAGAGCAGTGAGGAGGGCCCCCAGGAGCTCAGTGGGGCCCTGACCACTACCAGGAGCACGTTAGACCAGCCGGAGAATTCTGCACACAACCTACTCATGAGTCAT TTGTTCCAGCACTGCCACCTGGTTCAACGGATTTTAGAGGCCTGGGAAGAGAATGATAAATTGCA GTCAGAAGGTGGCATGAGGAGAGGGTACATGGGTCATCTCACCAGGATCGCAAACACTGTAGTCCACAACCTGGAGAAGGGCCCTGTGCACACACAGATCACCCAGCTCATATCAG AGCTGCCTGAggacaccagggggcgctggGAAACCTTTGTGGAACACACCCTGACCGAGACTAACAGGAAGAACACCATAGACCTG ATAGGCAGTGGAAATCCTCGCTCATCTTCAGAGGATGACATGGAGAGTCCTTTCCCCAAAGAATTAACTCTACAACAG TCCTTTTCAGACTATCAGATCCAGCAGATGACCGCAGACTTTGTGGATCAGTTTGGCTTCAATGACGAGGAGTTCACTGATCATGATGACAACATTGG GGCTACTTTTGATCGAATTGCAGAAATCAATATCAACATTGACTCAAGCCATGACAAT AAAACCTGCTCTGTGTTTGAGGCGTGCTCTAAAGACAGGATACAGCCCTTTGATGACGACGAAGAAGACATTTGGGAGGAGAAGGAAATCAACTATGCAACTCAGACGAAATCAAGGAACAG GTTTGGTGGCTGTCCATCTTCAGAGAGTCCAGCAGCGGGAGAGCGCGCAGAGCCACGCAGCTCAGGCCAGACTCCAGACTCCGACTCAGAGGACGAGTCTAAAGAGCACCTGGACCCTTTCCTCAGCCAGtgccacacagacacagggaccA acagTGGGTGGATAGCAGACTTTGGGGAGATCAACTCCACTGCACCCCCTACAGGAGGAGGGGGCTTCGGGGGCTGGGATACTGCAGCCTGTGAACAAACCACCACAGACTCAGAGGAGAAGGGCTGGGCCAACTTCACAGATTTCCAGCCTTTCTGTTG CTCTGAAACAGGCCCCAGGTGCAGCTCTCCAGTCGACTCCATCAACAGTGGATCAGGCGGcaccatttcaaaacaaaact CGTGTGGCTGGGGCGTGTGCGTGCCCAGGAAAGCTCCTCTGGTGGCCTCtgacagctcctcctccagcagcTCTGACACCGATGAAGACGAGGCAAAAGCAGCCGCTAAAGAGAGCCTCCACCACCAGAGGGTGCTATTCTCCAG tGAGCCAGAGAAAATACCAGAAGTGAAATGTAACCCAGGAGAAGGAGACACGACCATGGCCAGTTCAACACAACAGTCAGATGTCACTCT GGAAATGCAGCCTTCAGCCAACGGCCCGGCTTGA
- the dnaja2b gene encoding dnaJ homolog subfamily A member 2b, whose product MANVADTRLYDILGVSPSVSENELKKAYRKLAKEYHPDKNPDAGDKFKEISFAYEVLSNPEKKELYDRYGEQGLREGGGPGPGMDDIFSHIFGGGLFGFMDGGRRRNGGRRRGEDMVHPLKVSLEDLYNGKTTKLQLSKNVLCSACNGQGGKAGAVQKCTACRGRGMRVMIRQLAPGMVQQMQSVCTDCNGEGEVINEKDRCKKCEGHKVSKETKLLEVHVDKGMKHGQKITFTGEADQAPGIEPGDIVLVLQEKEHEDFKRDGSDLHMVQRIGLVEALCGFQMTITHLDGRQLLVKYPTGKVIEPGSIRVVKGEGMPQYRNPFEKGDLYIKFDVQFPENNWISPEKLNELECLLPARSETPVIAPDAEEVDLTEFDKSQAGGGARREAYNDSSDEEGGHHGPGVQCAHQ is encoded by the exons ATGGCGAATGTCGCGGATACCAGGCTCTACGATATCCTTGGAGTTTCGCCCTCGGTTTCGGAAAATGAGCTGAAAAAG GCCTACCGAAAATTAGCCAAAGAGTACCATCCAGACAAGAATCCTGATGCTGGGGATAAG TTTAAAGAGATCAGCTTTGCCTATGAAGTACTGTCCAACCCAGAGAAGAAGGAGCTGTATGACCGTTATGGAGAGCAGGGGCTTCGGGAGGGCGGGGGTCCCGGGCCcggcatggatgacatcttctCCCACATCTTTGGGGGAGGGCTGTTTGGGTTCATGGATGGAGGACGAAGGCGTAATGGTGGGCGGAGGAGAGGCGAGGACATGGTGCACCCTCTGAA AGTTTCTCTGGAGGACCTCTACAATGGGAAAACCACAAAACTACAGCTCAGTAAGAATGTGCTGTGTAGTGCGTGCAATGG TCAGGGGGGTAAGGCTGGGGCTGTTCAGAAATGTACTGCATGCAGAGGGCGAGGGATGCGGGTCATGATCAGACAGCTGGCTCCTGGGATGGTCCAACAGATGCAGTCCGTATGCACAGACTGTAACGGAGAAG GTGAAGTCATCAACGAGAAGGACCGCTGTAAGAAGTGCGAAGGTCACAAGGTCAGTAAGGAGACCAAACTCCTGGAAGTTCACGTGGACAAGGGCATGAAGCACGGTCAGAAGATCACATTCACTGGAGAGGCAGACCAAGCCCCAGGGATAGAACCAGGAGACATCGTCCTGGTGTTGCAGGAGAAGGAGCATGAG GATTTTAAGCGTGATGGAAGCGACCTGCACATGGTGCAACGCATCGGTCTTGTGGAGGCTTTGTGTGGTTTCCAGATGACCATCACACATCTAGATGGACGACAGCTGCTTGTCAAATATCCAACTGGAAAGGTTATTGAGCCAG GTTCTATACGAGTGGTGAAAGGAGAGGGAATGCCTCAGTACAGAAACCCATTTGAGAAAGGAGACCTCTATATTAAGTTTGATGTCCAATTTCCTGAGAACAACTGGATTAGCCCTGAAAAGCTCAAT GAGCTGGAGTGCTTGCTGCCCGCTCGCTCGGAGACACCGGTCATCGCTCCTGATGCAGAGGAAGTGGACCTGACAGAGTTTGACAAGAGTCAAGCTGGGGGCGGAGCCAGGAGGGAGGCTTATAATGATAGTTCAGATGAGGAAGGTGGCCACCATGGGCCCGGGGTGCAGTGTGCACACCAGTAG